Proteins co-encoded in one Rhopalosiphum maidis isolate BTI-1 chromosome 2, ASM367621v3, whole genome shotgun sequence genomic window:
- the LOC113553123 gene encoding lipoma-preferred partner homolog, with protein MYKKPSSPLYANVSAVKYKSEELTAQNEPTYYNTVSTKMPQPSQGIYSNVNYHAKGNNIYSNIAETGKPTYKNTQYPLYDNLKPLGKDNIHCPPSPVSSSYSELQKAVSYEDDAKDFDNSSSQASKMYESIYEPINAVRPPSELSSTYSMSSLSQSITTREHETEVDSLTDLLVNSMSVNDGKKSLDSNASSLDWNCTKCNEKVMEEGLGCTAMGNIYHIKCFTCTHCGDQLEGKPFYHIDNKPYCEEGYLDTLEKCSVCQIPILDRILRATGRPYHPHCFRCIVCSTLLDGIPFTIDAANQIYCIDDFHKKFAPKCSVCQFPIMPEVGQDETVRFVALDRSFHVQCYRCEDCDTLLGSEAEGRGCYPLDDHVLCKSCNAKRVQALTSTMITEL; from the exons ATGTACAAGAAACCGTCTAGTCCATTATATGCCAATGTTTCTGCAGTAAAGTATAAGAGTGAAGAGTTGACTGCCCAGAATGAACCCACTTACTACAATACAGTGTCTACTAAAATGCCACAACCTTCCCAGGGCATTTATAGCAATGTGAACTATCATGCAAAAGGCAACAACATATATTCTAACATTGCTGAAACAGGCAAACcgacttataaaaatactcaatatccattatatgataatttaaaaccattag gtaaagATAACATACACTGTCCTCCATCTCCAGTAAGTTCTAGTTACTCTGAACTTCAAAAAGCAGTTAGTTACGAAGATGATGCAAAAGATTTTGATAATTCTTCTTCACAA GcatcaaaaatgtatgaatcaATCTATGAGCCTATTAATGCTGTTCGTCCTCCTAGTGAGTTATCATCTACATATTCAATGAGCAGTCTTTCACAGTCCATTACTACTCGTGAACATGAAACCGAAGTTGATTCTTTAACTGATCTCCTTGTAAATTCAATGTCAGTCAATGATGGGAAAAAAAGTTTAGATAGTAATGCAAGTTCTTTAGACT ggaATTGTACTAAATGCAATGAAAAAGTAATGGAAGAAGGGCTTGGATGCACAGCGATgggtaatatttatcatataaaatgttttacttgTACCCATTGTGGAGATCAATTGGAAGGAAAACCATTTTACCACATTGATAACAAGCCATACTGTGAAGAGGGTTATTtg GATACGCTGGAAAAATGTTCTGTTTGTCAAATACCAATTTTGGATAGAATTCTGAGAGCCACAGGACGCCCATACCACCCACACTGTTTCCGATGTATTGTATGCTCTACATTATTAGATGGTATTCCCTTCACTATCGATGCAGCCaatcaaatttattgtattgatgACTTTCACAA gAAATTTGCTCCAAAATGCAGTGTATGCCAATTTCCTATTATGCCAGAAGTCGGTCAAGACGAAACGGTGAGATTTGTAGCATTGGATCGAAGCTTCCATGTGCAATGTTATAGATGTGAA GATTGTGATACTTTATTAGGATCAGAAGCTGAAGGTAGAGGATGTTATCCATTAGATGACCATGTGTTGTGCAAAAGTTGTAATGCTAAAAGAGTTCAAGCTTTAACATCAACTATGATTACTGAgctttaa